The nucleotide window atccgaagagtaatgtttaccaatcgagtagcgtattcgatcgaacattacttcgtcaatagtatacttcataaaatttgaaaagtgtggaaccatgtgctagccgatcggctggcccggccgatcggctggtatgtccgatcggctggctgtttgaacagcctagccgttcggccagcatttctgacctggtcggcctttcgtctaacacttggctgtttggtcACTTGTTGTCatttcgaggtagtttgataacgagttgaactatgatatcctccgttcctacttgtttcctttggctcggacaggaatcacccaagtccggccggtgaacggttcggaacatcggttagagtttaacccggaatcggtgaacctAGTGTATAGAATCCGAATCcagaacctcttaactgttagaatgattagttagccggttcaagctccgtttctaccggttttaaggtttcgagtgtaaaaggttgaagaaagttggaaattattcataaaaatgttaagatttgtaagaatcttagtttgtttatgtggaaatcggtcagatctaagctattcatggttgaatgaggccaaagtttggtgttcttgaagaacactatgatgacatcacccaagaacacttagatcttgatgatttcaaggttagaaatcaagttttgaaagatagaaaggtgtagaatcatgcaatgataaaaaacgtacaagaatttgagtgaaaacttaccggagttgagagaaatctgagaaaaggtgaagaagaaggttggttcggtcagagctttccaaaaatggaaagtgtgacaatgacagccctatttataggctccaaaagaggaaagtggcagccgatccgccaggagctccgatcgaatgggctgctcgatcggctaggaagatgctagccgatcggctggcctgttcgatcaggatgtctcctgttcgatccgcgacacacctTGAGTATTTcgtgacgattttcgatgtttcgatttcgatggacgatgatacgaatacgatagagttcctaatcaaattactttcagtcccaactactatatctaacatacaatcttctatatgtcacgtttcgatgtcggtttcgattgagttcgattgcttttcgagtttcgattcgatcttcgattgatttgcttgattaccacaccaaacatataagtaaacacgcacaagtaacacgtaaggcacacacacacgtaatacaaTACCAGAGTTCACATTATTCGAGTCTCGAGTCTGACtgatgaatcgattagcttgattattgattgattaactttatcccattgttacttcctactattcacagtcgtaattcGGTCGTATTGATTAAatattcgatcatttcatttatacaacacttactccgcataatacaaaagtaaaaagaacattagcagtcaaagaagtcaaagttgacttggactttgacattcgaaaacacggggtgttacaaaagtggcggtgtcattttggtaattatcagcaactttaaaattactggggaaaaagcaaaaagtgtcttgtagagtaattttgagcatctgtagagtaattttgagcatatgtagagtaattttgggaaatgtagggtaattatcaaattactctagtagagtaattttgacttctatagagtaattttgaaaaatgtcttgtagagtaattttgttagcatttagttatggggtttagctttatggtttagtttttagcttttagttgggggtggggggttagggctttttttttttttttttttttggggggggggggggggaggttagtgtaattttgataattaccctacaattttgataattaccctacacgaccaaaattactctacatgaacatttacaatgttgtagagtaattttgagcatctgtaaagtaattttgagcatatgtagagtaattttgggaaatgtagggtaattatcaaattattctagtagagtaattttgacttctgtagagtaattttgacttctgtagagtaattttggaaaatgtcttgtagagtaattttgttagcatttagttatggggtttagctttatggtttagtttttagcttttagttgggggagggggggtggtttagttttttttatgttttttttttttttgggggggggggttagtgtaattttgataattaccctacacgaccaaaattactctacatgaacaTTTACAATGGTTTAGGTGTTTTTAggttttgagggggggggggggggtggggtttaggtttttgggggttagtgtaattttgataatttaccctacacgaccaaaattactctacatgaaattttacaaaattactctacagaagctcaaaattactctactagagtaattttgaagttgctgataattaccaaaatgccaccgccactttttttttactttctttcaattcgtacgtttcgtacgtttattttatttttacgtgAACTTAACTCTAAAAAAGACATATCTACCTAGTAATATTATATGTTTTATCTAAAGTATTCACCTATTTTATGTTAAACCAAGAGTCTTTCACACAAGAAACATTAGTCAAGTTCGACAAAGGGGTTACTAATACTCAACCAGATCAACAATAATTGATTCGCACAACTTAGAAAATAGTTAGACTCGTCACAATAACAAATGATTCTTATCAATGATCAAGCGCAAACACATTGACGACTAAACACATTTGCACGACCAAAAGCTAACAACTGTTTATCATTTTTACTTTATCATTTTACATTtacgaaaaaaaaaaacagaaaaaaatatATCTATGCTATAatgaattaacttgtttttttaacgacaaatttggattattaacggaccactgaagtatcatcatatcaccagcggaaccacccgattatatccatctccactaggttATAACACCTACACCAATCcaggagaaaacccaataaaaCTGGGAACATCTCCTCTTGTGCATGGGCGAAGgatagtgggggcgggagggggcggccgaccccccgaacttttcgctcagtcgTGGAGACTGGAGAGttatagttttcgtatagaaattttttggtatatacgttttcgaccccccgtttaTAGAAACTTTTTGGTATAGACATTTTCGACCATCCGGTTGGAAATCTCAAGATTCGCCAGTGCTCTTGTGGAAATCGAATTTAGGACCTAATAATATGGACGTTACAATTCAATAAATCAAATGACCCGTTACAATTCAATAAATGACCCGACCCGTATCTAATAGcaatagtagtaataataatatagcGAGACGTATATGGCAAAGAAAAATGATGGTGGGCGTGACAACAACATGCCATCATTACTCACGCACATACAGCATTGATACACCTTCCTTTTTCCAACCAATACGACGTCGTTCCGCTAGTAAACCTTCGTCTATATGCCAGCTGGCACAGTTCAACTGATCCCCAAAAATGTAGTATAAATAGCAGATGCTAGTGCTCATCGTTGTCCAGTCAATTCAATCAATCGTCAACAACTCTGACCGATCACCGACCGGAAAACACCTCCGACGACCGTCATCAATGGCTACAAAAGTGTATATCGTGTATGTTATATATAATTTATCTCTATTTCATTCATGATGTTGATAGTTGTTGACTTGTTTTATACTTGATTTTATGCAATTTTAGTTTATTGATTATGAATTGTTGACTGTTGAACGATCTGTTAGGTTTTGTGGATGAGTTTGTGCGATCTAGATCGGTTGATTAGGTTTATAAATTGAAGTTTGTAGAGTGATTTTAGGTGCTGTGATAAGAGAGTTGAATTTGTGAACGTTTGGAATTGCTCTTTTGTTAAAAGTTTATATGATTAAGATGTTAGAACACGTAGTATGATGATATGTGTTTAGGTGTAAAGTTACTGATAGAAAGTAGAATTAGATGTGCGTTTTCGACGGATCGATTGGTGAACCTTTCGAATTGCTATCCTGTTAAAAGTTTATATGAGTAAGATGCATATTAATTAGGATCGTTTGGTAAACCGTTCCAATTGCTCTCCTGTTAAAAATGTAAATGATTAACAGGAGAGCAACTGGAGTCTCCCCCCTTGTcgggctcaaggacaagggctttgtcgtagggcaagcggtgctcaaggcagaggcgagcaaagtggcaaaacatgagaaagcctgcctggagaatcaacatgtgtttgtcccgtttgcgtttgatacctttggtggtctcgctcctgacgctgtgcgacttttgaatcgggttcaaaaagtcgttaatagtaattcttcgtcgctaaaggtttcaaactttgtatttagtagaattggtttttctattcaaaagggggtggcggcgcaacttgttgcccgactacctaccattgctttgtaattgcccttttcgTGTGGAATGTTATTACtttatttgcaaaaaaaaaaaaaaaaaaaaatatcattgacgaaaatgacaatttacttaaaagctttatttaaaaaaaaaaattaagatgtTAAATCACATAGGATGATATGTGTTTCGGTGTAAAATTACTGATAGAAAGTGGAATTAGGCGTGCATTTCGGATTGACTGGTAAGCAAACCTTTACAATTGCTCTCCTGTTAAAACTGTATATGCTTAAGATTCATGATCAGCAATGTGGATACAGGTCTACTCTATATTTTTTCATATGTTGTAATGACGTGATGTTGATGGATATAATAACTAGAAAAATAATCAAATTTAGTCCAGGAAATAAGAATTGGAAAAGTAACAATTCAGGTTATGATGTAGGGGAAGAAACATTGATTTGAGAAATATgtgttagagtaaattacgtttttggcccctgtggttatatcacttttactatattagcctaaaataagaatttttaacatatctgccctcatggtctctataactaaccattttggcccctaagtctagagatcatgagggtcaaaatggttagttatagagaccatgggggcagatatgttaaaaattcttattttgggctaatatagtaaaaatgatataaccacaggggccaaaaacgtaatttacttgCTGGTCCTTTGTTTTTAATAGGAAGTATCCTGGTACAGGAAATTTAAGATGTGAAAAGATTTAGGTAAATGATTAAGACACCACATAAGGCGTTAGAATATGTTGTTGCTAGTGTAGAATATAGATGATGTCCTACCATTTGAAACTCATGTGTCAGGACCTTAAAGGTCACCTGACATCTGTCATGGAATTCCACATTCATAGATCTGACAGAATTTATTAATATGGTAGGTGGAGAATGTATTTATTCTTTTTGTTGCTTGCTTGTGATCATCTTTGTGCAAATATGAATATAAGCTATTATCTCATTAGTCATTACCACGTCTCCAGAAGTCATGTTTTCTTCATAAAAAGTTGCAAAGGTCCTTTGAGGTCAATAAGTATCACATTCAGTTATGCTTGTTGCATTGTGGAGCCCTTTTAAAAGGAACGGTGATTGGAAGATAATGTGCTTGTTGCCTTTTTTTAAAAAGAACTTATTGCACTAAAAAATAGTTAGATAAATAGTTAggataagcaatcccaaacatcCTAAACAAACTGTTGTATTAAAAGGCACTAGGCGGATAAGGAGTTctaagactaaagggtatggagaggatgggcttggaggggatgagccgccacgtaggcgccacgtaggcTCGGCTTGAAGGGGATGAACCtaggggggtgggggatgaacccctttatatatatatatgtatgtatgtatagatgtATGTGTgttaggagagaggagagaggatgGGCTAACCCGGCTGTGGGGAGCCGCTTGAGCCGGGCCGGACATGAGGGGGgtggtgtgggggaccggcgccggtcctagccgggcctcagccggcccccatacccatTAGtctaataagcaatcccaaacacctcATTTGGAAAAGGAACACAACACTGAAGTTGTAACTCTTGTGTGTTTGAACAGTAATAATCTTCATCATGGTCTCTTGTTTAGGTATTACAATTTATATAGTATATGATACAATCGCACAACTCCCTCACCTCGTCTCTATTATCGAGAAGTGGAGTATCTGGAACTAAATTTGATTGTTTTGCAATAGCATCAGCCCAAAAGAAGCTATTAAATGAATTTATAAAGTCTTATAGAGTTATAGATGCTTATGCTATCAGTTGTCCTGCAACATCacctattatttatttattttatttttattttttccaaTTTTTCATTTTGATGACCAACTCTTGGTATATTTATATTAAACCAACAATTGCATAAATTTACTATGGTGCCTGTATAGTCCTTTAGAATTGACTTGAGATTTGACTTTTTTTCttattaaagaaattaattaCATAAATTTACTGACAGTTAATTCTTATGGCAGGTACTACTCAATGTATGGACATGTAGAGAAGTTAGCAGAAGAAATAAAAAAAGGAGCTGCATCTGTTGAAGGAGTTGAAGCCAAATTATGGCAGGTAGATAATTAAacgattatctgattattgtttGTAAGTGAGGCAAAACGGGCCGGGTCAAATAACTTTGATTATTTCGAACACATGCAGGTCGCAGAGACATTGAATGAAGAAGTGCTTGGGAAAATGAGTGCACCACTAAAGAGCGACGTACCAGTAATCACAGCAAACGAACTTTCTGAAGCAGATGGATTTgttttcgggtttccaacaaGATTCGGTATGATGTCGGCCCAATTCAAAGCCTTTTTCGATTCCACTGGTGGCCTTTGGAGAACCCAACAGCTCGCTGGCAAGCCAGCTGGCATCTTCTATAGCACCGGATCTCAAGGTGGTGGTCAAGAAACTACTGCGTAAGTAAAGTACCCATTTATGCTACCctactaggggtgcaaacgagctgagccgagctcgagcttggctcggttcgagctttgttttcaaagctagAGCTCGGCTCATTGGTAGTTtctcaagctcgggctcggctcgtttattatctattaattaatgtattaaataaatataatataaataatagaattGTTTAGGCTtgtgagctcgataagtgaagctcaggctcgtttactaaacaagcttatttttaggttcgggcttggctcgtaaacaagtttaaataagcccAGCCCGTTTACTAGACAACTTTAAATAAGgggtaaatgttattaaatattaataaaaactaatattacactaaggctcgataaggctcgacgagcctgaTGAGCTTCACATGCCAGGCTCAAGCTCGGTCTCGGTaaataaacgagctttattttaggctcaagcttggctcgggctcgataaggctcggctcgtttcgagctttttgtcgagccgatctcgagccgctcggctcgtttgcacccctattaCCCTACAAATAAACTAGATACACCCCCTTATTATTAATATGATTTTCCAGTACATGTATATATTTTGTTAACATGTATGTGCGTACAGTTTGACGGCCATAACTCAACTGGTTCACCATGGAATGATATTTGTGCCAATCGGATACACATTTGGAGCGGGCATGTTTGAAATGGAGAAAGTGAAAGGTGGAAGTCCTTATGGTGCAGGAACTTACGCTGGGGATGGTTCTAGACAACCATCCGAGCTGGAGCTACAACAGGCGTTTCACCAGGGGAAACACATCGCTACCATTGCTAAGAAACTCAAGGGAGCTGCATAATAGTTTCATATCTTTATGTGATTGGAAAAGGGTGATTGTTATTATAACAAACACACATTTATATGTCGTTTTAAGGTTGTTTCTCGTAATTGTCATTCATAAAAACCAATAATATGATTTGTTATACAACATTTGTCCAAAAGAATCTTGATAGATAACAACATACGACAAATGAGCTTTGGCGTCTAAACTCGTCCATCCTGAGGATCCGTTGATCTTTCTAAATTTTCTTGGGTTTCTTTGCTTAAGTTATACATGGAGTGCTAATAAGTTATAAGTGCAGTTTGCAAGTTGAATGAATAGTTTTAACTGAAACTGAAACTTGAGAAAATTGATTTTACAATCAAATCAGCGAAATATCAAGTATGATTTTCTACGTTGAATGGAAACTGGAAAAATATTTTCAGCTTTTATATATTTAGCTTGAGACTtcagtttgtttttttttgtttttgtttttgtttttttttttttaaaaaaaaattatattgtaATGTTGGGTATAATCCTATGATTTGATACACACAATTCATATGGATTATTATGGATACATATATGTTCAACTTTTATTTTCTTAAGCTTAATTTATCATGTTAGTTTTTATACAcaattttctaaaattttaagGCTGAGATTTAGGGGGTGTTTGAGATTGCTTATTTTAGTGATTTATTAGTTTATTGActttttaaaaagttaaaaagtgtttggcATAAATTATTATGTGAGGgaaaaagtcaataagtcacttcgttgtgacttattaacttttccaaaaagtcaTGAGTTGTTTTGAAAAGCTAAGCTAAACATGGCTTtaacaaaatattttaaaaacaagttgaaaatgGGTTAAAAGAGCACCGTAAGCTTGCGGTAGTGGCATTGTAACCCATATGGATGTATATACCGTCAACTTTGATGTCCTACACCTTTTAAGGTTGGTTTATAATATCAGCTATTAGGGTGGTCAGGGTGCCCCCGTGAAACCCCCCATCAGGGGTGTGATGAATGTGAAACACCGTCACAAGTGGATGTTTCACGACGGTGAAGAGGAAGACAACGATGTATATCATGGTAGTGAAACTTGAATCAAGGGTTATGTTGGGTGTGGGTTAATGATTGAGCTGGTGTGATGGGTGTTGCAAGTGTGATAGTGAAAATGTGATGAAATGGGGTGTCAAATGTTGAATGAGTATGATATGTAATGAATGTGATAGAGTGAAAAGTGTTCTTCCACACTTacaataaataattattttatttttagtttctGATAGTTTTTAAATATCATCAAATCTATACATGTTATGTTTGAGACATAACAAAAAAATGTAAAATAAGTTGGTAATATTAGCAgaacatatttttatataaataaattgtatttatttgtatttgtatCATCAAATCGATCTTTGTTTTCTTCTAGTGCAATCGAGCAATGGGTGATAAGCATGACAGAGTCGAGTCTTCGTCTTCTAAACAACATGTTCTACATCTTGTTTACGCTATTACAAATATCCGGAAGAAGGTGTTCTACATCTTGTTTACGCTGTTATAAATATCCGGAAGAAGGTTCGAGTTCTTGATGGTTCCAAGGTTTCGTATTCATCTTGGGTGAAGTTGTTTCGATTTCCCGCATGTGGTTATGATGTTATGAACCACATCAATGGCAACGAACCACCATCCAAGGACGATCCAACGTATGATTAGAGGATGAAAACTGATGCTAATGTATTGATGCGTATCTACAAAACACGGTTAGATAATTTGCTTCATCGGGTTCTTGAAACGGAAATCAACAGTTATGGAGGGTTTGAACTAGGCTTGTCAATGGATTGGATATTGATCCATATCCAATCCAATCCGATCCATTTAAATCACTTATTGGATCATAAAAAATATCCACAAATCCATTAACTAATCCAAAGGATCGATCCATTTATCCAATTAATTATATGGAtcgatccatgatccatccgatCAGTCcactactaattaaaaaaaaaagtagaaaAAGGAAAATTTCTTCCAAAGCcatccaaaaaaataaaaaaaatttaaaaaaatgtaaaaaattcaaaaaaacaataaaaataaaaaaaattctaaaaaacaaaaaaattcataaaaaaatctaaaaaattttaaaaattcaataaatccataaaaataaaaaaagttttaaacaatcaaaaaaattcaaaaaaaatctttaaaatcaaaaaattcaaaaaaatctaaaaaataaaaaatgtaaaaaattcataaaattccaaaaaatcaaaaaagttctaaaaaaaccaaaaaaaaatatatattaaaaaaaatctaacaaTTCTTCTATCCTAACATTTTCAAAGTACTTGAACAGTACTTTCTTTATTTGTCCATTTtacatattttcattttttttaattttttaattatattCTAAAGTGAATTGTATCGTTTTTATTGAATTTTATacttatttttaatataattgttATAAAATTTTTGTTTCATGGTTTTTTCGACACGTAGATATAGAAATCGTTGAGTTTCTTTATACATAGTTATACCGTTTACCTTTTTTGTTATTTGAAGAACATAATA belongs to Helianthus annuus cultivar XRQ/B chromosome 5, HanXRQr2.0-SUNRISE, whole genome shotgun sequence and includes:
- the LOC110942041 gene encoding NAD(P)H dehydrogenase (quinone) FQR1, whose translation is MLVLIVVQSIQSIVNNSDRSPTGKHLRRPSSMATKVYIVYYSMYGHVEKLAEEIKKGAASVEGVEAKLWQVAETLNEEVLGKMSAPLKSDVPVITANELSEADGFVFGFPTRFGMMSAQFKAFFDSTGGLWRTQQLAGKPAGIFYSTGSQGGGQETTALTAITQLVHHGMIFVPIGYTFGAGMFEMEKVKGGSPYGAGTYAGDGSRQPSELELQQAFHQGKHIATIAKKLKGAA